One region of bacterium genomic DNA includes:
- a CDS encoding RHS repeat protein, which produces MYGFQGRLVQVRDALNDITQYQYDANGNLTKVVDGKLKVKTDGRGWKTYFFYDSMGRLMHKLYNNGTGEGYKNYAVGRLTRKTLPNRR; this is translated from the coding sequence TTGTACGGTTTTCAAGGTAGGTTGGTTCAAGTGAGGGATGCCTTGAACGATATAACTCAGTATCAATACGATGCCAATGGCAATCTGACGAAGGTGGTAGATGGGAAATTGAAGGTCAAAACTGACGGAAGAGGATGGAAGACATATTTCTTCTACGATTCGATGGGAAGGTTGATGCATAAGCTCTACAATAACGGAACGGGAGAGGGCTATAAGAACTACGCAGTGGGAAGACTGACGAGGAAGACCTTGCCAAATAGAAGATAA